The following DNA comes from Musa acuminata AAA Group cultivar baxijiao chromosome BXJ1-4, Cavendish_Baxijiao_AAA, whole genome shotgun sequence.
TAAAGCAAACGAGAAGCATTAGATGATGGCATCCAGCAGGACCTTGATTGATATGATATGTTTCGTGTACGAGAAATTAAGAGCTTCACATCTCTGAATCCGATTGACTCGAGAGTCATTTAAGACATTTTCAAATGGATGTTGATTTGGGAATGACAATCCGTTCTtgattttattttgataaaaggATATATTATGTAGTAATCGAAACTATGCAATAACAGTAGACAAACCtcgaagatgcaaaacatgcacaCTCTAATTCATGCAAAATGCATCCCAATCTACACATGTATCATGATAAAGATTTAGCTTGGTCTTTATGAAAACACTGGCAGAAAAATTTAAATCCACAGAATAAATTTTGGAAAGATAAGAAGGTATTTCAATCAATGTCGTATATAATGAAGGATTAATCATGCGTTATATGCCCTCAAAAGAGATCTactaaagctttttttttttcataaaaataaataataaaaataaaattcgaatcgaaaaaattatgatataatatTAAAGTCTTTAACTAAGCTAACACAACCAAAACCATCTTTTCGGGTTTCGGCCATTCGGCATACAAGTCAGATCCCGGCGCTATCCCCCCCTTCGCTGCCGCCACTCGACGTCCTTCTTTTAAGTGGGGCCCGAATTCCCAGTGGCCAATCAGAAGTCGTAACGTGTAAATCCGATTTATAGTCCTTCCCGATAAAAGAGAATAGCTGTGCATGAGTTTGCATTATGTGCTTTTATGTTGTTGTATGTATGGATGATATGTAATCATTTGATGCATAGacgacatgacatccattttatCATTATTTTGCTGTAAAGGATGCTTCCGTGATCGCTGCTAGCAATATGTctgtgaaaatattataataaagatAAAACAAAAACATCGAGCTTATAATTATAATTCTAGAAAAATTAAAGTTTTCTCGTCTTGACATCATAGCAAATTAATATTTTTGTGAATTTTAAAGCTTGACGGTGCTGATAATCAACGATGCAAATGCGAATGATGAAGAAGAGGTTGGAGGCTAGAGATGATGTAACTAACATAAAGAAGGGTGAGCGTAAGATTTGTGGTCCAACAAAAGAAGACCTCTCCATTATTGTTACTtggagcaaggtttcattgactcACATGTGAAGTCATCTTCCCCTTCCCTAGAATGGACTTTATGGTATTCTCCAAGAACAGGACGCACTCGCCTCCGCATCTAGTAGAAGTCTCACGTGCCAaataagagaaaaatataataatcatatgtCGTCTCTTCCCCACGAATCAATCAACTCACGCCTACTTTTGTCATCTCCCAATCACAATAATTGTGGCCCGAAGAAGAGAGGACATGAGAGAGGGGGGGTAATATTGTAAATTGGAAGTCACCACCCCAAAACCCTCGAGGCAAACCCTAAGTCTATTCTCGTAAATATAAGCAAATGCGATGGCGAAGTCGCCAGGGCTTCCCCATGGAGGCCATGCTGGCCACTGTTGCATCGACACGTATGCCGTCGGCTGGGTTGTAGCTGGACGTTCTTCGTCCTCCGACACACTCCGCACTTGCGATTCGATTTCGCACCCCAGCGAGACGGGGGAGAGGAGAAGGAACGATGGAGTGGACGAGCGACGAATCCTTTCTGCATTAGCGtggttttttttttggggggtgcGGGGGGGGCGTGGGGAGGTGTTGGTGGTATCGAGATCTGTAAGGAAGCAGATATATCGATATGGGGAGGGGGAAGGTGGAGCTGAAGAGGATCGAGAACAAGATAAACAGGCAGGTGAGCTTCGCAAAGCGCCGCTGCGGGCTGCTGAAGAAGGCTCACGAGCTGTCGGTGCTGTGCGATGCGGAGGTAGCGCTCATCGTCTTCTCCGCTCACGGTCGCCTCTTCGAGTTCTGCAGCACCTCCAGGTATATTTGTGCGCACGTACGACCGTGGCTGGAAGCTCCTCTTCTATACCTCATCTCGTAATATTCTGCTAGTTTTCTGGCTCTTTTTCCAGGGTTCTTgtctctcttttctttccttcCCTTTGATGGTGCTTATCAATGAGATCTTAGAGCATAAGATCTCATATTACATTCTTTTGATGTGTTCTTGTGAAAGAAACCGAAAAagatgttctttttatttttggtttTTTGAAAAGGGGcgcgggggagagagagagagagggagagagagtttAGCTTTTGTATCATTTATTTCCTACCACAAATCTAGTATAACATGTTGAGATGACCATCTTTTTTCTGGGGGAGAGTGTACTTTGGAGATTGATTTGAGGGTTGGAAATGGGTTTTGGTGGTCTAATCATGATGGCTTTTGCAGCAGCGATCGATTTGAAATCGGTTTTCTGTATAGATCGTAGTGAATACTGTTCCATTGAGCTGATTTGACTAGTATTTGGTGTGTTTTCTAGACCTCAAATTCTTTTTTCTCGTCACCTTTTGAAGCTCTATCTTTGTTGGATATGGAAAATGTCACCTCGCAAAGAAAATATAATCTACAAGTCACAAAAGAAATAATCGTTCTCTTTCCACCTTCTCAGTTTAAGTTAATACTGGTCCTCTTTTCTTCGTATGTGTCTCATCAGTTCTCCAGCTGTTCTTTGTTGCCTTTTAGCTTGTCATGAATTGCTTTAGAAGATACAGCACATTTTGTTTTACTAGAACTGATAACACATGATTATTGCTTTTGTGCGTGTCTTTTATGGTGTGCATGCTACATCGTGCATTCTAACTTCGCATGTTAGCATATGTATTTTCGATTGACCCTTATCTTGTCCACAAAGCTACACTTCTTGCTGTCTAACATAGCTGCGTGTGCATATGATCTTTCATCAAAAAGCTGAAGTAGaatatcctcagttactatgtgatACACAAAATGAGTATGCTAATATGAAGGTAGAAACGTGGTAAACAGAATCTAAACTATGCTAAACATGCCAAAAAGCAAATATGAAGCAGTGCATGCAAGATAAAGAGAGCAACAGAATGTTCAATTATGTACTATAATTTGAAGGATGATAACCCCTCCCCACATAATCCTTTCAGATAAACATTCAAAGGCATATATGTGCAATTTTATTCCTAGAAAAGATAGGATTACTACCCTTGAGGCTCACTTCAGACTGTTAAGAATAGATTATAGTTCAAACCTGAGAGCAATCATAGAAGCCAACAAAATTAGGTCATGCAACTACAAAAATATCATAAAGGAACCTGAAGCACATTACAATCTCCATAGGTGTAGTTGAAAACCAAGAAATGGGTTCCACCTATCTTTATTAGTACAATTATGTACTAATTTGAAGGATGATGACCCCCCAAATTTCCTAGCATGACCATgtgtaaaatttacttatatttcatTGAATCAACCTTTATTTTTCGAAATCATAGCAACAAAATTTTGTTGAATACACAAAGATACGGCTCGGAGCTTCCCCCCTATGACTATGATTATGACGAGAGATCTATACTTGTTACATCATAGTGACAAATGCATAAAGAAAGAATACTATGAAAAGGTTCATGAGAAATGAAGGATTAAGTGTCTAAAATCaccataaaaatatttatgaaccTTAGAATAAATATATGACAATGAATGTTATCTTTAGGATGtgtctcctatttatataaataaatagagaGCCATGATGTAGTACGGTGGGAAATTTGCAATGATGTGAGGCTTTATTATCATCTATTATCTTTTATCTCCTCCATCATAGCCCCTCCTCTTTCATCTCTACCTTTCTTCCTTTATTATATCAAATCTGGCATGGGAGCTGTATTATAATAAATGTCTTATTTAGATCTCAAGATATATGAGAGGTGATAATAAGATGATGATTACTATGTGTCGAAAAGATATCTTGAAGGATTTATAGACTAAGAAGAATAACAAAATTTTTCTTCTCTATCAAGATTTAGATGAAAATACATTGGGGAGTTGTGACTTTCAATTCCTCAAACATGCATGGAATATCATTATCTCGAGGTGGTAAAATAAAGCTACGAAGAACCTTCAAATGATGATTTGATGTGCCAAAGAGATTTTGAAAGATTTGACAAAGAAACACCAACGGAAATTCTTCGTCATCTATCAAGATTTATATGAAGACAACCTTGGAAAAGTTATGACTGCCTAACACacccaaacaaatataagtgatattATGGAACAAGtcctttaaataatttttttcttgaaacaAACGAAGGGTAAGgagaatgagaaaaaaataaagcaaTGAAAAGATGCATATAAAAATAAGAGAGATAAGATAAGAGATTATTTTATACAGAAGAAGACTCATTCAGAAGATCACTGGCATTTATAGATTTTGTATAACATCTATAGAAGATTCTGTTATATCGAAGGAGATTCATTCGATAATGCAGAAGATCACTAATGTTCATTTCAATATTTATAACATCCGTGCCTTTTATTTCCAGTCATCTCCAGCAAGTGGTTGCCATTTTGTTATCTCAAAAATATAAGTAGTGAGTATAGAGAAGAAAACCTATAACGATGTGAGGAGTGGTTGTCTCCATTATGATTCTGCCACTCTTCTTCTCATTAAAGGTTGATCCTCACATCATCATGATTATAGTACTTCAGTTCACAATAAAACACGTTATAGATCAACTCATCATCTCTGTTATTTTGGTGACCTTGGGAGAGGAGGCAtgttattgaaactcttataataTATGGATTTCTAATTGTCATTATTCTTCCAATCTATTCAATCATCCTTATCCATGGACAAAGTCCACAATACGTGAGACATTTAAATCTTAAAGTGCAAATATGACTGTTTGATGTTATGCAAGACTGCAGATCGAGGTGAGGAATAATTTTCTCAATTGGCTTTATAATCGAGAGAATCATGTCCTGCTTTGAGATTATTTAAAACTATTGAATTTCAATGTGTTAATGATCCATTGAATCTCAATTTTGAACCAATGTGTACTATTTATTGTTTTTGAAGAAGAATGTAGTTATTTATTTAGTAAGTGCAACTAAAATTGTTAAATTATATCAATGCTAAGTGTAATAGTAATCTTTCcaatttttgataaattattttaaatcatTTTTAATTGTCAAATAGCGTCTAGTAAGTTTCATAACCTTCTACTCTCAGATCCCTTTCTTTTCCAACTTTATTTCAGCATGCTCAAGATAATTGAAAGGTACCAAATGTTCAGGAATAATGCAGAATCTGTACCAACATCAAGTGAAGCTCAGGTATGCAATCTCCAAGGCATAGGAAGAAATTACTCATTTTTTTGTTTGTGTATGTTTTCTATGAAATATAGTACATCAAACTAGCAtgcaatagtttttttttttttcatcatcctTGCAGTATTTTGTGAATTATCTTTATAACAATTAAGATCACATCCAAAAGAGATTGTTGCTAACTAGATTCCTTCATCCTGTAAGTATCCAAAAACTCTTTTTAATGTCTTGACTATAAATTTGGCTCGCCATAAAACTGGGTAAAAATTATCATTGCATTTTCCTCATTTGTTTCATCAACATGGATTAATTGTACACACGaaagaatatattttattatccaCATCAATCTTGAATGTAGTTAGAATCATGAATGTTCACAGGAATGAGTCTGTCTTGATTAAGAGGTCCTGATGTAGTAGGAAAACCTAAAAGGTGcttaatatgatgagagaattgacGGGGTgggtaataagaaaaaaaagctaAAACAAAGAGAAAGGAGGCGACGAAAATCTGCTTAAGCAACAAAGAACAAGCTACCGAGCAGTTTGTTGTTTCTAGCCATGGAGCAGTTTTCTTGTTTGTCCATCTGGTTAGGCAGCCTCATCGTAGTCGACTCTAGCATCATTTTAGAAATTTTGAGTTTAACTTAATGCTATTATAAATGATATTTGAACGTCAATATGAAAACTTAAGATTATTAAGTTAGTATCCAACTTCTGTATATATAGCCTGATTATCCTTAATCCTTAGCAATACGAATCTAATCTCTGTTCTATATCTCTATTTGACGCATCAATACTTCTGATAAGCTGAAACTACTTTACTTATTTTCTAATATAAAGTGCATTAAACCATATATATTAATTTGATCTgccatccatcatttagtaatatTGAGTTCAGCAAACCTTAGATACTGACTACTTTACCATACATTTATGAAATGGGAGCAATCAAAACATCATGCATTTACTTAGCTATTTTGCTTATTTAAAAGGTATCCGCAAAAGACATATATTAATGTCTATACCAACGATCAAAGCCATATTATATTCCCGTTTGTGCAGCTTTTGTGCCAACAATGGGAATATATATGTGCATTTCTTATGTTATTGTTGAATTCTTTCTCGCAGATAGCTTTGTGTTTGTGTATTAGCATCTCAATTAAATGCATGTATGCGTTCATACAACCTGCAATCATCATGCTTAAGCAGATGATCTCTGACAGTTAATATTGTGTTGTCTAAGCAGAACAGTTATCAAGAATACTTGAAGATGAAAGCAAGAATCGAATATCTGCAGCGTTCTCAGAGGTAATCATTATTACTAATTATCCCTGTAAATTAGCGTTCACCGTTGTGTGTGGTAATGTATGCACTTATCTGGTATGTGGTGCTATAACCCTATGACTGTAGCAATCTCCTCGGTGAGGAGCTAGGGCCATTAAGTATTAACGAGCTCGAGAGACTCGAGAATCAAATAGAGGTGTCTATAAAGCAGATCAGATCAAAAAAGGTAAATTGCAGAAACTCTTAGCATTATCTGAAGGTATTGTTTTTCCTACTCCTTTGTGGCTCATTGTTAATTTTGCAGTCCAAATGGCATGCTTAACTCTTTCTTTTGTTTGTAGTGAAAGTGAAATTATTTGcctaagatttatttataaacatAAATGCATAATATACaaggaatagaaaaaaaaaaagagaaatatttttattcatgaataattagataTTATTTCGACGgaggataaaataaaaaaaattatttaagatgatatgagcaTGTGCTAATGATACGATGAAaaatagaggaagacctaaaaaatattttaataaaaaaaattaagtattcTGAAtctaactaaacatatgactttttacatattTCAATAATGACAAAAGATTCATATAGGTGATTCCAAATAGTTAAGATTTACCATTTTATTGTTGTTGGTATAGAAAGAAGAGAAATGTGTCCTCAGATTTTCATAAATGAAAGAAGATAAAGAGACTGGGTAAGATAACTTCATCTTTCTCTTATGCTTTAGAGAAGGACTGCAGAGATAATGGTTAGAGTTACAAACTTTGGATCATGAAATAAGAGGAATGAACAAGGTCATATATGTTGTATGTGGCACTTGATGAGCATTAACTAATAACATCTCGTTACTCTCTCCAGTATTTTCCCCAGAAGTTTTCCGGGAGTACTTTCTTAAAAGAAATGGTTGATCTCTGCCTGGTTCTCAGGAATCTTCAAAATAGTGGTTGGGATTAAATCAGATGATAGACCATATGATTAGATATATCTGAAGGTGTGCTCGCTCGTAGGACAATCAAATGGTCCAACGAGATTACACCTACTGTGAAGATGATCTAACCAGTTGGGATGACTTGATAAACATAAACAATTCAAATATTACCTTATTTACATGATGAGAGTAAACATTTGAGTTAGATACTAGTGTTTCAACTCATTGAGCTCTGAGTAGGATAATCTCACTGGTCAGAATAAATCTTACATGATGAATATGGATCAATTATGCATCAAATTAAAACCCACTTGTGAAACTTTTGAATTTGACAAAGTAGGCCTGCCACtgataaattatgaatatttatatatgtactataagttttccttctcaaaccTATTAACATGTTGTCTATATTATCAGATGCAGCTAATGCTTGATCAGTTTTACGATCTAAAAGACAAGGTAAATTTCAGATTAGGACTTCAATTCTTTATTGTAACATTGAAGCCCGAAACCTAGTCCTTCACCCACTTAATTCTTTTCCGCAGGAACAAGAGTTGCAAAAAGACAACAAAAACCTAAGAAGGAAGGTATTGTGATAGTTGCTTGCGATGCTGTAAATGCATTTGCTTTGCTACACTTGTGCTTCTTAAAGGTTAACTGTTCTCCTATTTAGTCTCGAGCAAAGTATACAGGACTGCACCCACTATTCCATCCATGGGATAATTTGGCATCATCTATCTCGACTGTTTGTCATATGGTCTATATAATTCGAATGACAAGGAGGATTTATTGGATGTTTCTTTAGTATTATCGGCAGTGCAGATCACTAATCAAATTCTGCAAGCTTGTTGATGACAGCTGCAAGAAGGTGGTTCACAAACTCAGCTCCAACCATCATGGCCAGATGGAGGTAACAGTGCTGCCAAGAAGCCTCCTCGAGCGGAAGGATTGTTACAGCTACTG
Coding sequences within:
- the LOC135672433 gene encoding agamous-like MADS-box protein MADS2; protein product: MGRGKVELKRIENKINRQVSFAKRRCGLLKKAHELSVLCDAEVALIVFSAHGRLFEFCSTSSMLKIIERYQMFRNNAESVPTSSEAQNSYQEYLKMKARIEYLQRSQSNLLGEELGPLSINELERLENQIEVSIKQIRSKKMQLMLDQFYDLKDKEQELQKDNKNLRRKLQEGGSQTQLQPSWPDGGNSAAKKPPRAEGLLQLLEYDPALQVGSSQSCTAPSNDGEGAARDDDGLIPRWL